Genomic segment of Actinomycetota bacterium:
CGCCGGGCCGATCCCCAGCCGCGCGCGCAAGCCGTCTTCGTCTTCGGTGCGCCCGTGACGCCGGTCGACCACCACCACGTCGTCGCGGTGGATGCACTGACACAGATCCTTGTCGCACGTCAGGATGCGGACCTGCGCGGCGCCACGCCACCGTGCAGCCGCCGTCGCCAACGCGTCGTCCGCCTCGTGGTCGGCCATCGACCACACCGTGATGCCCAACGCGCGGACCGCGTCCTCCGCGCGGTCGAACTGGGCGACCAACGCCGGGTCGACATCGGCACCGTCCTTGTACCCGGCGAGCCGGTCGTTGCGGAACGACCGGATCGGGTTGTCGAACGCGACCGCGATGTGGGTGACCGCCTCGGCGTCGTCGTGCACCAGGGCGAGCAACGACTCGATCAGCCCCACCGTCGCCTTGACGTCCGTGCCAGCCGGATCGCTCCGCGGTGGACGCCGCGAGAAGTGGGCGCGGAACAGCTCGTAGGTGCCGTCGACCAGGTGCAGGCGCACGACGTCTTTCGGTCGGGCGGGGCGCCAACGGTACCGCCACCGGCATGGCTCTACTCTGACGACATGACCAGCCCAGCGCGGGGACAGCCGACCGGTCAGGCCCGCGCCCCGGCGACGCGCCTGGCCAGGCAACCACAGCGCTTGCCACCGCCGTCGTGGCTGTTCCCCGACCCCGAAACGGCCGACGAGGACGGCGTCGTGGGGGTCGGTGCTGACTTGGCGCCCCGGACCCTGGCCTACGCCTACCGCGCGGGTGTGTTCCCCTGGCCGCATCCCAGCATGCCCCTGCCGTGGTTCTCGCCCGACCCCCGGGGGGTGCTGACCGTCGACAGCTTGCACGTGTCGCGTTCACTGCGGCGCACGCTGCGTCGCAGCGGCTGGTGGACGACCGTCGATGTGGCGTTCCCGGCGGTGGTCGCGGCCTGCGCCGAGCAACGCAGTGACGCGGATGAGGGCACGTGGATCACGCCGGGGATGGAGCGCGCCTACACCCGGCTGCACGTGTTGGGCTGGGCGCACAGCGTGGAGGTGTGGGATGACCACGCCCTGGTCGGGGGGGTGTACGGGGTGCAGATCGGTGGGTGCTTCACCGGGGAGTCGATGTTCCACCGCGAGTCCGACGCGTCCAAGGTCGCGCTGGTGGATCTTGCGCACCGCTTCGCGGAGGTCGGCGGCCGGATGATCGACGTGCAGTTGACCACTCCGCACCTCCGTGGCATGGGCGCCCGCGACGTTCCCCGGTCACGGTTCCTGCGTGATCTGAAGGCCGTCCGCGACCTCGACGTCCGGCTGCCGATCGACGAGCGCCCGGTGAGCCGCCTGGTGACAGCCAGCGGCCGCTGACGCCCCGCTATCCTCGGCCGTCCGACGGCCGCTGTCCGTGCCGTTCCGGCGCCTCACCCAGGAGCACTCGTGAACGCCAACGACGCCAAGGTCGCTGATCTCTCCCTGGCCGACTGGGGACGCAAGGAGATCCAGCTGGCCGAACAAGAGATGCCGGGCCTGATGGCGCTGCGCCAGCGCTACGCCCCCGACCAGCCGCTGGCTGGTGCGCGGATCGCCGGCTGCATACACATGACGGTCCAGACGGCGGTGCTGATCGAGACCCTGCAGGCGCTCG
This window contains:
- the aat gene encoding leucyl/phenylalanyl-tRNA--protein transferase; this encodes MTSPARGQPTGQARAPATRLARQPQRLPPPSWLFPDPETADEDGVVGVGADLAPRTLAYAYRAGVFPWPHPSMPLPWFSPDPRGVLTVDSLHVSRSLRRTLRRSGWWTTVDVAFPAVVAACAEQRSDADEGTWITPGMERAYTRLHVLGWAHSVEVWDDHALVGGVYGVQIGGCFTGESMFHRESDASKVALVDLAHRFAEVGGRMIDVQLTTPHLRGMGARDVPRSRFLRDLKAVRDLDVRLPIDERPVSRLVTASGR
- a CDS encoding flap endonuclease; amino-acid sequence: MRLHLVDGTYELFRAHFSRRPPRSDPAGTDVKATVGLIESLLALVHDDAEAVTHIAVAFDNPIRSFRNDRLAGYKDGADVDPALVAQFDRAEDAVRALGITVWSMADHEADDALATAAARWRGAAQVRILTCDKDLCQCIHRDDVVVVDRRHGRTEDEDGLRARLGIGPASVPDLLALVGDRADGIPGLPGWGERSAAAVLAAYHTLDRIPVESSRWSGVAVRGAERLAATLAARRDDALLYREVATLVTDVALAEDLADLHWPGVPRERFLDWCERLGVEALPARTRRWASTAGA